The sequence TTGATAAAAGTCTtggaattattttttcattatattcaGGTACGACCCAACGGATGTATGCTGATAAATATGTAAAAGCTTGATCAATGAAACGTTTTGTGATATGGTCAATTGCTTGATCCATTTCACcgctaccaccaccactaccgaTGGATTGTTGCATTTTTGGTGTCACATGTTTAAATTGTTGTGAAATCCATTCTAAAATGAAATAACTATCATAAACGAATTCATCATTATAACGAATGTATGGGAATGTTTTTCTTGGATTTGGTCCTAAATCACCAGTTGTATTAATTTCATATCTAATATTACAATATTCTAATATTGATATcacttttaaaacaaatggtGAATAACTTGgtaaatctttatttatacCTGGGAAATCTGCAACGTAAACAAcatctttttcaaaaatcttttttttttttttttttttttttttttaaaaaaatgttaaaaatggTGAAATAATGAAAACAAGGTTCAGAAGAgtaattaaaatgaatatttactggtttatttgtatttagtGAAATTGTTTTATAAAGGATACCAGCTGAAACTGTAACAGTTGCAGcaactaataatttattatttttgactACTTCAATTActttttccattttattgtatattttaatttattaaataaattttatttaaaaaaaaagattttttttttttttttttttctttttttcacaGGTgaactttttttgattattaataattttttttttccaaatggtttttattttatgtttatttatattttttttttttttttttttttttgttttttttctttttttttttttgtgacgAAATTTTAACGCTAAAAgtaaaatttcaaagaatTGATTGATAACAATTATGTCTCTTCggcatttttattttaatttgttttaatttttttttttttttttttttaatttacacattaaataaaatataaacttGTGGTctaaactaaaaataattttatttagtaTTATAAACATGttcaactaaaaataaaaataaaatacttttttattattcaaatcaaatattaaataaaacatactaaatctttaaaattatttttaaaagattattttttatttatttatttatttaaatttttttaaaaatgaaaattataaatgttgattaataattattgaatttgaacaataaattatttattgttctGGGAGACTTTTGTATTTAGTAACGTACTCCTGAAGTTCACACTTGGTTACGAATCTGTCATTATCTTTATCCAATTCACTAAAGAAATTTTCAACAATCATAAGTGGAGCAATTGCATCTggattgtttttatttaccCAATTGCATACTTCATCCCATGAGATCCTTCCATCCTTATCAGTGTCATAGCCTTTCAAGAAGTTGTTACAGATGTTGTTAATTGCCTTTTGCAATTTCTTTGCAGCAACATCAGCCTTATGGCCATGAATCTCttttattgaaataattCCATCCTTATCCTTATCAAGAGAAATAAACATTGAAGAGGCAGCACGTAATGGATCTTTTGAACCGGTTTCCTTCAAACGTTTTACAGCTTCATCAAATGTAATATTACCATCACCATTTGAATCAAATTTTCTTAACATATCCTCCTATGCACAGTTAGTTTttggaaagaaaaaaaataaaaaaaattattaatatggCATttctattttctttttttttttttttttttttttttacatactACATCTTTTGTAATTGCACaatccattttttaattttaatattttctaacaatttaataacacaataatgaaataattaatgaaaaaaaaattgaaaattactccctttaaatagaaaaaatattatttttattttttttttttattttaattattttttttttttttattattattattaatataattattatttttttttttttaaattttaatttttcatttttattattatttttattattattaaaatttttatttttttttagggggtaccatctttttttttaatacccCCAATCACACATATTACAAAAATGGATATTGAATtcaactgtttttttttttttaaatattaatttttcatttttatcattattattattattattattattattattattaaaattatttttttttttagggggGCAcccctctttttttttttaggattGTATGTGTGaagttaatttaaaaaaaaaaaaaaaaaaaaaaaaaagcagtTGAATTCAATATCCATTTTTGTAATGTGTGTGATTGGgggtattaaaaaaattttaataataatactaaataatttcatttttattatataattttttttttatatatttatttttattattttttttttattattttttttttattatttttttttttatatagaatttttttataattcaatCTTTTAGAATTATGTCATACTATTAAGATaggtttatttaatttttttaattaattgggaattatttgtaaaaaatatatttaaactttcaatataaacaaattgtcaagtttaaatatattttttgcTTAGTACTttccaatttatttaaaataattaaaataaatatatttaaatagtattacaataattaactcttatttttaatttctaagAAATTGAGATTATATTTATctcttttacttttttatttttttttatttatgtttGTTTTATCTTGAGTTTTagttataattaaaaaagttggaatataaaaaataaaatatttaaaataatttttaataaaaaaaaataataaaaaaataataaaaaataataatcaaataaaccaACTTTAATAGCACAaccataaaaataaaatcacaaaaaaaatatctaaaaatttcGAGCTTGGGttgtcatttttatttttgtcaaTTGTcacaaaatttatttttttaattttttttttttttaataaaaaaaaaaattgattatagaaaaaaaaaaaaaataatggttcaaaattttaatttcactcACAAAAATGAAACTTAGTATTGTTACTTTTATTGTAACAGTAGTTGTGTTATCAGTGatctatatttataatagttCAACATTATTAGAATCTAGAGTATTGAAGGATTATGTTGAAAAGTATGATCCAAATTATAAATGGACATTAAATGCAACTTATAACACTAATGTCTCAACAATTTACATATTAGAATTaagtatgttttttttggataataataattgtttagaaaaataaaaaaaataaaaaaaaaaaaaaaaaaaaaaaaaaaagtgaaaatattaatatatattgataacatattattaaataatttttttttattttttaaataattatgttAATTAGCATCACAAAAATGGGATATGGGAAATTCAAGTAGTCCACTTTGGAAACATTGGTTAACAGTTTGTATACCAAATAATGCAACAGAAAATTTAGAAACTGGTTTATTACTTATTGATGGAGGTTCAACAGTGAATTGGGCAGTACCAAGTGTTAATGGTTGGAGTTCTTTTGGTCAACAATTATGTAAAacatcaaatgaaattacaGCAACAGTTCAACAAGTACCAAATGAACCAttgatttttgataataatggtattaaaAGATCAGAGGATGGTATTGTTGCACTCACATGGCGAAAATATATTGATACAAAGGATTCAAATTGGGTTAGTTTACTTCCACAAACTAAATCTGCAATTAAAGCAATGGATGCAGTTCAAGAATTTGGTAAAgaaattggtaaattttcaattaaaaattttgttgtAACTGGTGCTTCAAAGCGTGGGtatgtatttaaaattatttttttattttttttaattttattaattttattaatttattattttttaaattgttattattattatttttattattatttatttcaaaagatGGACAACATGGGGTACAGCAATGTCATCAGATAAACGTGTTGTTGGTATTGCACCAATGGTtataccaattttaaatgttgCAGAAAATATTGGATCACAAATGCAAGATCTTGGTGAATGGtcatttgaattatatgATTATATTCAAAATGGTATCACAAATTTCCTTTAtacaaaatattttgataatcTTAGAAAGATCATTGAcccaattaattatattaatacaTTGGAACCAATTGCAAAATATGTATTAAATGCAGCAGATGATGAATTCTTTGCAGTTGATAGTCCAAAATTCTTTTATAGTAAATTAAAAGGTGAGACTAGATTAAACACCTATCCAAACACTAATCATAATGGTATTAAGAAACAAGCAGTTGCCAATGATATTGTAAACTTTTTCAAATTGGTCGCATTTGGTATTGAACGTCCAGAGATTGAATGGTCAATTGAATACTCTCAAGATAAAAACTTTGGtacaattaaaatgaaagTTTTAAAAGGTGTACCAACTAAAATCTCCTTATGgttttcaacaacaatttcaacaacaatgAGAGATTTCCGTATGTATACATGTGAAGATGCTTCATGTTATCAAAATCTCGATTGGCAATCCATTGATATTGAAATCTCACCAGAAAACAATTATTTCTATACAATGGAAAAACCAGCTGCTGGTTGGACTGGTTTCTTTTATCAAGTTGAATTTGAAACTGGTTCATATTACTCAACTGAAGTATCAATTGTACCAGATATTTTACCTTTCCCAAAATGTCCAATGTCAGTTTGTGCTTCTGGTATTCCAgcttataaaaataaaactttagaaatagaaaataattaattaattaaaaaaaaaataaatttatttattttcaaaattaaaacttatttattcaattggttttgaatttttatttaaaattgatggtGGTTGTAATTcactatttattttattattattattgtaaatattatttttattattattaataatattatggttattaaaataatcattattataactagtattattaatattattatttgaattattgatattattattattgatattattattattattaccagatatattatttaatgatggaGATCTTATAGCTGTATcgtttgtattatttatagtattcaattgttttaattttctttctttttttaaaacttgaatTAGCCAACTTAAATTGGGATGTAATGCAACACCTTCAACTACAATTAAtgctattattttatatgtttTCTTTCTGTAATATGCTCTATCATGATTACATTGATCACTTATACAtgtattttcaataatatttaattcaccagaataccaaaaaaatgaaaatgaagcaGTTATTAATAAACCACTTAGTAATATTACATactgaattaattaattattgattaaatattacaaataaaaagattaataaatttatttatttaaataaaataaaattaataataaaaataaacataccaaatacaataattttgaatttgttgattttttaaaaaaaacaaaaataccaaataaagataatattaaatgggATGCAAAATAATACCatgaatcaaataaatgATCATGGTCATTCGTTGTTACTGATAAAGATAATAgtacaattgaaattatctattttaaaaaaataataattaatttttaattataaataaatataattataataaataaattaaaaaaaaaaaaaaaaaaaaaaaaaaaaacttacaacttgaaatattacaaataattttcttAAATGATGTTcatgttttttaataaatatataaatttttaaaattgtatttatttgcctttttaattttcttaatATATTTCtatacatttttattttttattcttttttttttaaaaataatttattaaatttgcatgatatttataatttagaaaaaaaaaaaaaattaaataaataaatatataaataaataaataaaattatttttttaaaaaaaaaataagttacaaaaaacaaaacaaataaaatcgAAACAGATaaggattaaaaaaaaataaaataataaaataatattttaaaaatttcattaaaaaatataaaaattctaATAGATAGTTTGCacagtttttgtttttttttttatttatttttatttttaatttttataaaattaatagtgTAGTACTCTATTTACCCATCAAAAAAATCTCTAAAAACTTGTGATTTGTTTTGTGTGGGTAAtggtgtgtgtgtgtgtgttaattgaaaatgaataaaaaaaaaaattttaaaaaaataaataaagaaccCTTAACTACCAATATTGGCCTTCTCATGTTTTAACaccaatataaataatagcaTTTTATATCTTCATTCGCCTAAAATTATGTAAAATCTTTTACAATTTTGAACTGAActatcacttttttttttttttctaatcaacccctttttttttttttttttttgattaattctacaatataatcttttaaaataagttttttttttttttttttttttattataaataatttttcaaaaaaatttaatatgattttatttaatttttttttttgatttgagGAGTACTTGTTTTTGTTCTAgataaatgttttaaaataccTTTAATTACAAGATAAGtccaaaataaatttaaaattgtaattattgGAAAACagaaaaatattattgtatttgcaattgaatttaattcagTATACCCATTAATGTAAATTTTTACAACTTTGATTGGCACATAAATATCtctaatgaaaataaagaaaaatgcCATCATAAATccattaattgaatataaaatatgattttccaattttaaatcttttaaaaaccATTTCATATGAATAAAAGGAtttgtaatttcaaataataaaaaatataataatgttaaatgaacttttttataatactaaaataattatatatatatatatatatatatatatatatatatatatatatatatataatttttttttttttttttagtattttttataaacaatattaattttttttttttttttttttttaaataaataaacaaatactTACTAAACCAATATATACATAACTTAAAATACCAACTACCAAATGATGAATAATTATTGGCCAgtcaaataattgtttataataaatgattaaatGAAGTGCATcgaataaa comes from Dictyostelium discoideum AX4 chromosome 2 chromosome, whole genome shotgun sequence and encodes:
- a CDS encoding transmembrane protein; this encodes MYRNILRKLKRQINTILKIYIFIKKHEHHLRKLFVIFQVIISIVLLSLSVTTNDHDHLFDSWYYFASHLILSLFGIFVFFKKSTNSKLLYLYVILLSGLLITASFSFFWYSGELNIIENTCISDQCNHDRAYYRKKTYKIIALIVVEGVALHPNLSWLIQVLKKERKLKQLNTINNTNDTAIRSPSLNNISGNNNNNINNNNINNSNNNINNTSYNNDYFNNHNIINNNKNNIYNNNNKINSELQPPSILNKNSKPIE
- the tmem56A gene encoding TMEM56 family protein 1 (TRAM, LAG1 and CLN8 homology domain-containing protein) → MFSYISNYLISVEPLGFILYYTSLYIWIPSLLQTIFNNNEKQLSYSSKIEWTNKIVATISSIVSFSLSCYCIYNKKSWVTNEMTSTCALSDFILKFISFYFLFDALHLIIYYKQLFDWPIIIHHLVVGILSYVYIGLYYKKVHLTLLYFLLFEITNPFIHMKWFLKDLKLENHILYSINGFMMAFFFIFIRDIYVPIKVVKIYINGYTELNSIANTIIFFCFPIITILNLFWTYLVIKGILKHLSRTKTSTPQIKKKN
- the cbpA gene encoding calcium-binding protein; translated protein: MDCAITKDVEDMLRKFDSNGDGNITFDEAVKRLKETGSKDPLRAASSMFISLDKDKDGIISIKEIHGHKADVAAKKLQKAINNICNNFLKGYDTDKDGRISWDEVCNWVNKNNPDAIAPLMIVENFFSELDKDNDRFVTKCELQEYVTKYKSLPEQ
- a CDS encoding PhoPQ-activated pathogenicity-related protein; the protein is MKLSIVTFIVTVVVLSVIYIYNSSTLLESRVLKDYVEKYDPNYKWTLNATYNTNVSTIYILELTSQKWDMGNSSSPLWKHWLTVCIPNNATENLETGLLLIDGGSTVNWAVPSVNGWSSFGQQLCKTSNEITATVQQVPNEPLIFDNNGIKRSEDGIVALTWRKYIDTKDSNWVSLLPQTKSAIKAMDAVQEFGKEIGKFSIKNFVVTGASKRGWTTWGTAMSSDKRVVGIAPMVIPILNVAENIGSQMQDLGEWSFELYDYIQNGITNFLYTKYFDNLRKIIDPINYINTLEPIAKYVLNAADDEFFAVDSPKFFYSKLKGETRLNTYPNTNHNGIKKQAVANDIVNFFKLVAFGIERPEIEWSIEYSQDKNFGTIKMKVLKGVPTKISLWFSTTISTTMRDFRMYTCEDASCYQNLDWQSIDIEISPENNYFYTMEKPAAGWTGFFYQVEFETGSYYSTEVSIVPDILPFPKCPMSVCASGIPAYKNKTLEIENN
- a CDS encoding glutathione S-transferase domain-containing protein, producing the protein MEKVIEVVKNNKLLVAATVTVSAGILYKTISLNTNKPIFEKDVVYVADFPGINKDLPSYSPFVLKVISILEYCNIRYEINTTGDLGPNPRKTFPYIRYNDEFVYDSYFILEWISQQFKHVTPKMQQSIGSGGGSGEMDQAIDHITKRFIDQAFTYLSAYIRWVVPEYNEKIIPRLLSSIQNPIFRSFAHKAINQVSIQKYKTQVGNFSLDEVVSVFKSDLNSLSNLLGSKTFIFGDHLSMADISLFSTLAQIYYVPVDTPIRSILFENQNLLNYIQNVRSLIFSDAKWELLKQ